The proteins below are encoded in one region of Buttiauxella gaviniae:
- a CDS encoding GPO family capsid scaffolding protein has translation MAKKSKRFRIGVEGATTDGRIIEREWLTQMAASYNPQVYTALINMEHIKGFTPDGPFRRFGMVEKLEAEEITEGALSGKMALYGWIAPTDDLVTMTSNWQKLFTSMEVNTSFADTGSAYLVGLAITDDPASLGTEMLQFSASAEHNPLARRKLDKDNLFTAAVETLIEFEDVPEKTSLFTRVKELLSRKGADDNARFADVNQAVETIAREHQTLAEQVSTHQSDFSNKLSNMQKVVDETTSALSTLREQLSTQDSRSERRPNATGNNGAEQTTDC, from the coding sequence ATGGCAAAAAAATCTAAGCGTTTTCGTATTGGGGTCGAAGGGGCCACTACTGACGGGCGCATTATTGAGCGTGAATGGCTCACCCAGATGGCAGCGAGCTATAACCCGCAGGTATACACCGCGCTGATCAATATGGAGCACATCAAGGGCTTTACTCCTGATGGGCCCTTCCGTCGTTTTGGCATGGTGGAAAAGCTGGAAGCGGAAGAAATCACCGAAGGGGCATTATCCGGGAAAATGGCGCTGTATGGCTGGATTGCCCCGACTGACGATCTGGTCACGATGACCAGCAACTGGCAGAAGCTTTTCACCTCAATGGAAGTTAACACCAGCTTTGCCGATACCGGCTCCGCTTATCTGGTTGGCCTGGCGATTACTGACGATCCGGCAAGCCTCGGCACTGAAATGCTGCAGTTCAGCGCCAGCGCAGAACATAACCCCCTGGCGCGCCGCAAGCTGGACAAAGACAACCTGTTTACCGCTGCTGTTGAAACGCTGATCGAGTTTGAGGACGTGCCGGAAAAAACCAGCCTGTTTACCCGCGTGAAAGAGCTGTTGTCCCGCAAAGGCGCCGATGATAACGCCCGCTTTGCTGATGTGAATCAGGCTGTTGAAACCATCGCGCGTGAGCATCAGACGCTGGCGGAGCAGGTCAGCACCCATCAATCCGATTTCAGCAACAAGCTGAGCAATATGCAAAAGGTTGTTGATGAGACAACCAGCGCACTCTCCACCCTGCGTGAGCAGCTTTCCACTCAGGACAGCCGCAGCGAGCGCCGCCCTAATGCGACCGGCAATAACGGCGCAGAACAAACCACCGATTGCTGA